The following coding sequences lie in one Pseudarthrobacter phenanthrenivorans Sphe3 genomic window:
- the rplP gene encoding 50S ribosomal protein L16 → MLIPRRVKHRKQHHPGRSGAATGGTKVSFGEYGIQALSPAYVTNRQIESARIAMTRHIKRGGKVWINIYPDRPLTKKPAETRMGSGKGSPEWWVANVKPGRVLFEISGVEESVAREALRLAIHKLPLKARILRREGGE, encoded by the coding sequence ATGCTTATCCCACGTCGAGTCAAGCACCGTAAGCAGCACCACCCGGGTCGTTCCGGCGCTGCTACGGGCGGCACCAAGGTCTCCTTCGGTGAGTACGGCATCCAGGCCCTGAGCCCGGCATACGTCACCAACCGTCAGATCGAGTCTGCCCGTATCGCGATGACCCGCCACATCAAGCGTGGCGGCAAGGTCTGGATCAACATCTATCCGGACCGTCCCCTGACCAAGAAGCCTGCCGAAACCCGCATGGGTTCCGGTAAGGGTTCGCCGGAATGGTGGGTCGCAAACGTCAAGCCGGGCCGGGTTCTCTTTGAGATCTCCGGTGTCGAGGAATCGGTAGCCCGCGAGGCACTGCGCCTGGCAATCCACAAGCTCCCGTTGAAGGCACGCATTCTGCGTCGCGAAGGTGGTGAATAG
- the rpsS gene encoding 30S ribosomal protein S19, protein MPRSLKKGPFVDQHLFVKVARENEKGTKNVIKTWSRRSMIIPDMLGHTIAVHDGRKHIPVFVTESMVGHKLGEFAPTRTFRGHVKDDRKGKRR, encoded by the coding sequence ATGCCACGCAGCCTGAAAAAAGGTCCTTTCGTTGACCAGCACCTCTTTGTGAAGGTAGCCAGGGAAAACGAAAAGGGCACCAAGAACGTCATCAAGACCTGGTCCCGCCGTTCGATGATCATCCCCGACATGCTCGGACACACGATCGCCGTACACGACGGACGCAAGCACATCCCGGTGTTTGTCACTGAGTCGATGGTCGGGCACAAGCTCGGCGAATTCGCTCCCACGCGGACATTCCGCGGCCATGTCAAGGACGACCGTAAGGGCAAGCGCCGCTAG
- a CDS encoding IS3 family transposase has product MKVQSVVSLKADYPLPVLLEIAGLARSTFFYHQARLQVPDPKEKLKAAVTEIFETNHGRYGHRRIHAELLKQGWTVAKKTVLKLMRSLQLLCRIRRRKRYNSYQGEQGRIAPNLLNRQFQADAPNQKWVTDVTEFSVGDRKLYLSPVMDLFDRQIISHAISTSPNLALTNASLKEALACLEPGQQPLVHSDSETVGTGIP; this is encoded by the coding sequence GTGAAGGTCCAGTCCGTCGTTTCCCTCAAGGCTGACTACCCTCTCCCGGTCCTGCTGGAGATCGCGGGCCTGGCCCGCTCGACGTTCTTCTATCACCAGGCCCGTCTTCAGGTCCCGGACCCGAAAGAGAAACTCAAAGCGGCCGTCACGGAGATCTTTGAGACGAACCATGGCCGGTACGGGCACCGGCGGATCCATGCGGAGCTACTCAAGCAAGGGTGGACGGTTGCGAAGAAGACCGTGCTGAAACTGATGCGCTCACTGCAGCTGCTCTGCAGGATCCGGCGCCGGAAGCGCTACAACTCTTACCAAGGCGAACAGGGCAGGATTGCCCCGAACCTGCTGAACCGGCAGTTCCAGGCCGATGCCCCGAACCAGAAGTGGGTGACCGACGTGACCGAATTCAGCGTCGGGGACCGCAAGCTCTACCTTTCCCCGGTGATGGACCTCTTCGACCGGCAGATCATTTCCCATGCCATCAGCACGTCCCCGAACCTGGCTCTGACGAACGCTTCGCTGAAGGAGGCTCTGGCCTGCCTCGAGCCCGGCCAGCAGCCACTGGTGCATTCGGACAGTGAGACTGTCGGAACCGGTATTCCCTGA
- a CDS encoding GH1 family beta-glucosidase, protein MTLESTESATELASRMPPSFTLGVAAAAFQIEGAVTDGGRGPSGWDAFAEKPGAILGGHSPAVACDHYNRLPEDVALLQELGVDSYRFSLSWPRIQPEGRGSFNKEGLDFYDRLLDQLLAAGIAPMATLYHWDTPLPLEHRGGWLNRETAERFSEYAQAAGERYGDRVAQWVTLNEPVSVTLNGYALGVHAPGHALLFDALPSIHHQLLAHGLGVQALRAAGVAGGIGVTNLHAPVRPASRKIGDRLVAHLYDLLMNRIYADPVLLGRYPALPLYARPWLRSIGKISDADLRTIHQPLDFYGLNYYFPVKVAMGRGSASIPADLHKAVARLPFHEVGYPEYGSTGFGWPVAPDHLAVLLKELHDRYGDVLPPVYITEGGASFPEPDSVTETLQDQDRVRYLATHLDAALTATAPGGIASGIDLRGYYVWTLMDNFEWAAGYSQRFGLVHVDFQTLARTPKQSFYWYQALSRARAAGGK, encoded by the coding sequence ATGACCCTGGAAAGCACAGAATCGGCGACGGAACTGGCCAGCCGCATGCCGCCGTCGTTCACCCTGGGGGTGGCCGCCGCCGCCTTCCAGATTGAAGGAGCAGTGACCGACGGCGGACGCGGCCCGTCCGGCTGGGACGCCTTCGCGGAGAAGCCTGGAGCCATCCTGGGCGGCCACTCCCCCGCCGTGGCCTGCGACCACTACAACAGGCTGCCCGAAGACGTGGCGCTCCTGCAGGAACTGGGCGTGGACTCGTACCGGTTCTCGCTGTCCTGGCCGCGTATCCAGCCGGAGGGGCGCGGCAGCTTCAACAAGGAAGGCCTGGATTTCTACGACCGGCTGCTCGACCAGCTGCTTGCTGCCGGGATTGCCCCGATGGCAACGCTCTACCACTGGGACACCCCGCTGCCGCTGGAACACCGGGGCGGCTGGCTGAACCGGGAAACAGCCGAACGGTTCAGTGAGTACGCCCAAGCGGCCGGCGAGCGATACGGGGACCGGGTGGCCCAGTGGGTAACCCTGAACGAACCGGTTTCCGTTACCCTCAACGGCTACGCCCTGGGAGTACACGCACCCGGCCATGCCCTGCTGTTCGACGCCCTTCCCTCCATCCACCACCAGCTCCTGGCACACGGACTCGGTGTCCAGGCGTTGCGGGCAGCGGGCGTTGCCGGGGGAATCGGAGTCACCAACCTGCATGCCCCGGTCCGCCCTGCCTCCCGTAAGATCGGGGACCGGCTGGTTGCCCACCTTTATGATCTGCTGATGAACAGGATCTATGCCGATCCCGTCCTGCTGGGCCGCTATCCGGCCCTCCCCCTCTACGCCAGGCCCTGGCTGCGTTCCATCGGAAAGATCTCCGACGCCGACCTGCGCACCATCCACCAGCCGCTCGATTTCTACGGCTTGAACTACTACTTCCCGGTGAAGGTGGCCATGGGGCGGGGGTCAGCCTCCATCCCGGCGGACCTGCACAAAGCCGTGGCCAGGCTGCCGTTCCATGAGGTGGGTTACCCGGAGTATGGAAGCACAGGCTTCGGCTGGCCTGTGGCACCGGACCATCTGGCGGTCCTGCTGAAGGAACTGCACGACCGGTACGGCGACGTCCTGCCGCCCGTCTACATCACCGAAGGCGGGGCCAGTTTCCCGGAACCGGACAGCGTGACCGAAACGCTGCAGGACCAGGACCGCGTCCGGTACCTGGCCACCCACCTGGACGCAGCCCTCACTGCTACCGCTCCTGGCGGCATCGCGTCCGGAATAGACCTGCGTGGGTACTACGTGTGGACCCTGATGGACAACTTCGAGTGGGCGGCTGGTTACTCCCAGCGGTTCGGACTGGTCCACGTGGACTTCCAAACGCTCGCACGGACTCCCAAACAGTCTTTCTACTGGTACCAGGCCCTCAGCCGGGCACGCGCAGCAGGAGGAAAGTAA
- the rpsJ gene encoding 30S ribosomal protein S10, with translation MAGQKIRIRLKSYDHEVIDVSARKIVETVTRAGATVVGPVPLPTEKNVYCVIRSPHKYKDSREHFEMRTHKRLIDIIDPTPKAVDSLMRLDLPADVNIEIKL, from the coding sequence ATGGCGGGACAAAAAATCCGCATCCGGCTGAAGTCATACGACCACGAGGTCATTGACGTTTCAGCACGGAAGATCGTTGAGACGGTCACGCGCGCAGGCGCAACGGTAGTGGGCCCCGTACCGCTGCCGACGGAGAAGAACGTGTACTGCGTTATCCGCTCTCCGCACAAGTACAAGGACAGCCGCGAGCACTTCGAAATGCGCACGCACAAGCGTCTTATCGACATCATCGATCCCACGCCGAAGGCCGTCGACTCGCTCATGCGCCTCGACCTGCCGGCTGACGTGAACATCGAAATCAAGCTGTAG
- the rplC gene encoding 50S ribosomal protein L3, whose amino-acid sequence MTATRNVKGLLGTKLGMTQVWDENNKLIPVTVVQADSNVITQLRNAEADGYVAVQIGYGQIDPRKVTKPLAGHFEKAGVTPRRHVVELRTADAAEYELGQELSVEVFEAGQKIDVIGTTKGKGFAGVMKRHGFHGVGASHGAHKNHRKPGSIGGASTPSRVFKGMKMAGRMGAVRHTTLNLTVHAVDVEKSLLLIKGAVPGARGQVVLVRTAVKGA is encoded by the coding sequence ATGACCGCAACCCGTAACGTAAAGGGCCTGCTGGGCACGAAGCTCGGCATGACCCAGGTCTGGGACGAGAACAACAAGCTCATCCCCGTCACTGTGGTCCAGGCAGATTCGAACGTCATCACCCAGCTGCGCAACGCAGAAGCTGATGGCTACGTAGCCGTACAGATCGGCTACGGCCAGATCGATCCCCGCAAGGTCACCAAGCCGCTGGCTGGTCACTTTGAGAAGGCAGGCGTCACGCCTCGCCGCCACGTCGTCGAACTCCGTACCGCAGATGCTGCTGAGTACGAGCTGGGCCAGGAGCTCTCCGTAGAGGTCTTCGAAGCCGGCCAGAAGATCGACGTCATCGGCACCACCAAGGGTAAGGGCTTCGCCGGTGTTATGAAGCGTCACGGCTTCCACGGCGTTGGCGCCTCCCACGGTGCCCACAAGAACCACCGTAAGCCCGGTTCAATCGGTGGCGCATCCACCCCGAGCCGCGTCTTCAAGGGCATGAAAATGGCCGGTCGCATGGGCGCCGTCCGTCACACCACGCTGAACCTCACGGTCCACGCGGTTGACGTCGAGAAGTCGCTGCTCCTTATCAAGGGTGCCGTCCCCGGCGCCCGCGGCCAGGTCGTACTCGTACGCACCGCCGTGAAGGGAGCCTAG
- the rplV gene encoding 50S ribosomal protein L22, which produces MEAKAIARHIRVTPMKARRVVNLVRGLQANEALAILKFAPQAASEPVFKVVQSAISNARVLADRDGVAFDEGDLIISEAFVDEGPTMKRFQPRAQGRAFQIKKRTSHITVVVATPEKEEAR; this is translated from the coding sequence ATGGAAGCCAAGGCAATTGCGCGCCACATCCGCGTAACGCCTATGAAGGCCCGGCGCGTCGTCAACCTTGTTCGTGGATTGCAAGCGAATGAGGCTCTGGCAATTCTGAAGTTTGCCCCCCAGGCAGCTTCGGAGCCGGTATTCAAGGTAGTACAGTCGGCAATCTCCAACGCCCGGGTCCTCGCGGACCGCGACGGCGTGGCGTTTGACGAAGGTGACCTCATCATCAGCGAAGCGTTTGTTGATGAAGGCCCGACCATGAAGCGGTTCCAGCCGCGTGCCCAGGGTCGTGCATTTCAGATCAAGAAGCGCACCAGCCACATCACCGTGGTAGTCGCTACCCCGGAGAAAGAGGAGGCTCGCTAA
- the rplD gene encoding 50S ribosomal protein L4 — MANTVQVDLPAEIFDVQTNVPLLHQVVVAQLAAARQGTHKTKTRAEVSGAGRKPFKQKGTGRARQGSIRAPHMTGGGIVHGPTPRDYSQRTPKKMIAAALRGALSDRARNGRIHVVAELVEGSKPSSKAALATLRGVSERKNLLVVIERANDVAALSVRNLDGVHVLYADQLNTYDVLVSDDVVFTKAAYDAFVAGKAVAKNEEDAK, encoded by the coding sequence ATGGCTAACACTGTCCAGGTTGACCTGCCTGCAGAGATCTTCGACGTTCAGACCAACGTGCCGCTGCTGCACCAGGTTGTCGTTGCCCAGCTCGCTGCTGCTCGCCAGGGTACCCACAAGACCAAGACCCGCGCTGAAGTTTCCGGTGCAGGACGCAAGCCGTTCAAGCAGAAGGGCACCGGCCGCGCCCGCCAGGGTTCAATCCGTGCTCCTCACATGACCGGCGGTGGCATTGTCCACGGTCCCACCCCGCGTGACTACAGCCAGCGCACCCCCAAGAAGATGATTGCTGCTGCACTGCGCGGCGCACTGTCTGACCGGGCACGCAACGGACGCATTCACGTTGTCGCAGAACTGGTTGAAGGCTCCAAGCCTTCCTCCAAGGCTGCACTGGCAACGCTGCGTGGTGTCTCCGAGCGCAAGAACCTGCTGGTTGTCATCGAGCGCGCCAACGATGTTGCTGCACTGTCCGTGCGCAACCTCGACGGTGTTCACGTTCTGTACGCAGACCAGCTGAACACCTACGACGTTCTCGTGTCTGATGACGTTGTCTTCACCAAGGCTGCCTACGACGCATTCGTTGCCGGCAAGGCAGTGGCAAAGAACGAGGAGGATGCCAAGTGA
- the rpsQ gene encoding 30S ribosomal protein S17, with the protein MSEKDENVTETATAATAEQRGYRKTRRGYVVSDKMEKTIVVQVEDRVKHALYGKVIRRTSKVKAHDENNTAGIGDLVVIAETRPLSATKNWRLVEILEKAK; encoded by the coding sequence GTGAGTGAAAAGGACGAGAACGTGACGGAAACTGCTACCGCAGCCACGGCTGAGCAGCGCGGTTACCGCAAGACGCGTCGCGGCTACGTGGTCTCTGACAAGATGGAAAAGACCATCGTTGTCCAGGTTGAGGACCGCGTGAAGCACGCCCTGTACGGCAAGGTCATCCGCCGTACCTCCAAGGTCAAGGCACACGATGAGAACAACACCGCCGGCATCGGCGACCTGGTTGTCATCGCCGAGACCCGTCCGCTGTCCGCCACCAAGAACTGGCGGCTCGTGGAAATCCTTGAGAAGGCCAAGTAG
- a CDS encoding helix-turn-helix domain-containing protein has protein sequence MSKPAKSYSFEFKLALVERFLAGETGPDLAVEAGLSSRQLLQKWVRAYRRDGAEGLRPKAKGRPAKSAAPPERVELSELERLRRENERLRAEVAYLGKLRALRDQERR, from the coding sequence GTGAGCAAACCGGCGAAGTCGTACTCGTTTGAGTTCAAGCTGGCGTTGGTGGAGCGGTTCCTCGCGGGTGAGACCGGCCCGGACCTGGCTGTGGAGGCCGGTTTGTCCTCGCGTCAGTTGCTGCAAAAGTGGGTCCGGGCGTATCGCCGTGATGGTGCGGAGGGATTGCGTCCCAAGGCCAAGGGCAGGCCTGCGAAGTCCGCGGCTCCACCTGAACGGGTCGAGTTATCCGAACTGGAACGGTTGCGGCGGGAGAACGAGCGGCTCCGCGCGGAGGTGGCGTATCTGGGAAAACTGCGGGCCTTGAGGGATCAGGAACGACGGTGA
- the rplW gene encoding 50S ribosomal protein L23 — MSAATIKDPRDVVLAPVVSEKSYGLIDEGKYTFLVDPRSNKTEIKLAVEKIFSVKVESINTINRAGKRKRTKFGWGTRKNTKRAIVTLKEGTIDIFGGPLS, encoded by the coding sequence GTGAGTGCAGCCACCATCAAGGATCCCCGCGACGTCGTGCTTGCACCCGTCGTGTCGGAAAAGAGCTACGGCTTGATCGACGAGGGCAAGTACACCTTCCTGGTGGACCCCCGCTCGAACAAGACCGAGATCAAGCTGGCCGTGGAGAAAATCTTCTCCGTCAAGGTCGAATCGATCAACACCATCAACCGTGCCGGTAAGCGCAAGCGCACCAAATTCGGATGGGGTACCCGCAAGAACACCAAGCGTGCGATTGTCACCCTCAAAGAAGGCACCATCGACATCTTCGGCGGTCCGCTCTCGTAG
- a CDS encoding IS110 family RNA-guided transposase yields the protein MTRTPETSEPDQAPTPVFAGVDTHKELHVAAVIDAGETVLGTKSFPTTRTGYRAMLAWIGDFGDLARIGVEGTGSYGAGLTRHLAKAGVMILEVDRPDRSDRRRKGKDDDLDAINAARAALHGRRTSIPKSKDGAVEALRVLRITRAHAVRERRSALQLLRMSIVSAPEVLRDQVRHLTRMQLIRTLAAWRPDVSNATDPITAYRVSMKSLARRYLELTDEITDLDELINPIVQALAPQLLERVGIGIEVAGQFLVTAGDNPERMKSEAAFAMLCGASPLPASSGMTQRHRLNRGGDRQANRALHLAVISRIRLDPRTQTYVAKKTAEGHSKMEIIRCLKRYLAREVYFILNPGHQHIVPNTRQHRNAA from the coding sequence ATGACCAGAACGCCCGAAACCAGCGAGCCGGACCAGGCACCGACGCCCGTCTTCGCCGGCGTCGACACGCACAAAGAACTCCACGTCGCCGCCGTCATCGATGCCGGCGAGACAGTGCTGGGCACTAAGAGCTTCCCGACAACACGCACCGGCTACCGGGCAATGCTCGCCTGGATCGGCGATTTCGGTGACTTGGCCCGGATCGGTGTCGAGGGCACCGGATCCTATGGTGCCGGCCTGACCCGACACCTTGCCAAAGCCGGTGTCATGATCCTTGAGGTCGACCGGCCCGACCGGTCTGACCGCCGCCGTAAAGGCAAGGACGACGATCTGGACGCAATCAATGCAGCCCGCGCCGCACTGCATGGCCGACGCACCAGCATCCCAAAAAGCAAGGACGGCGCCGTCGAAGCTCTGCGCGTGCTGCGCATCACCCGCGCGCACGCGGTCCGGGAGCGCCGCAGCGCCCTGCAACTCCTTCGGATGTCGATCGTCTCCGCGCCGGAGGTGCTTCGCGACCAAGTCCGCCACCTGACCCGGATGCAGCTCATCCGCACCCTCGCTGCATGGCGGCCGGACGTATCAAACGCGACCGACCCCATCACCGCCTACCGGGTCTCGATGAAGTCCCTGGCCCGCCGCTACCTGGAACTCACCGACGAGATAACCGACCTGGACGAGCTCATCAACCCCATCGTCCAAGCCCTCGCACCCCAACTCCTCGAACGCGTCGGAATCGGCATCGAAGTCGCTGGACAGTTCCTCGTAACGGCCGGTGACAACCCCGAGCGGATGAAATCCGAAGCCGCATTCGCGATGCTCTGCGGCGCTTCACCCCTACCCGCGTCCTCCGGAATGACACAACGGCACCGACTCAACCGCGGCGGCGACCGCCAAGCCAACCGCGCCCTGCACCTCGCCGTCATCAGCCGGATCAGGCTCGACCCGAGAACGCAGACGTACGTCGCGAAAAAGACCGCCGAGGGGCACTCCAAGATGGAGATCATCCGCTGCCTGAAGCGATACCTCGCCCGAGAGGTCTACTTCATCCTCAACCCCGGCCACCAGCACATCGTCCCGAACACCAGGCAACACCGAAACGCCGCTTGA
- the tuf gene encoding elongation factor Tu, whose translation MAKAKFERTKPHVNIGTIGHVDHGKTTLTAAISKVLYDKYPDLNEKRDFASIDSAPEERQRGITINISHVEYQTEKRHYAHVDAPGHADYIKNMITGAAQMDGAILVVAATDGPMAQTREHVLLARQVGVPYLLVALNKADMVEDEELLDLVEMEVRELLSSQGFDGDNAPVVRVSGLKALEGDPEWVKSVEDLMAAVDESVPDPVRDRDKPFLMPIEDVFTITGRGTVVTGRAERGTLAINSEVEIVGIRPVQKTTVTGIEMFHKQLDEAWAGENCGLLLRGLKRDDVERGQVVVKPGSITPHTDFEANVYILSKDEGGRHNPFYSNYRPQFYFRTTDVTGVITLPEGTEMVMPGDNTEMTVALIQPIAMEEGLGFAIREGGRTVGSGRVTKIIK comes from the coding sequence GTGGCAAAGGCAAAGTTCGAGCGGACTAAGCCGCACGTTAACATCGGCACCATTGGTCACGTTGACCACGGTAAGACGACGTTGACGGCCGCCATTTCCAAGGTGCTGTACGACAAGTACCCGGATCTCAACGAGAAGCGCGACTTCGCGTCGATCGACTCTGCTCCCGAAGAGCGTCAGCGTGGCATTACCATCAACATCTCCCACGTGGAGTACCAGACCGAAAAGCGCCACTACGCACACGTAGACGCCCCGGGTCACGCTGACTACATCAAGAACATGATCACCGGTGCTGCCCAGATGGACGGCGCAATCCTCGTGGTTGCCGCTACTGACGGCCCGATGGCACAGACCCGTGAGCACGTTCTGCTCGCCCGCCAGGTTGGTGTTCCCTACCTGCTGGTCGCGCTGAACAAGGCTGACATGGTTGAGGACGAGGAACTCCTCGACCTCGTCGAAATGGAAGTTCGTGAGCTCCTGAGCTCGCAGGGCTTCGACGGCGACAACGCTCCCGTCGTTCGCGTTTCCGGCCTCAAGGCACTGGAAGGCGACCCGGAGTGGGTCAAGTCCGTTGAGGACCTGATGGCTGCTGTGGACGAGTCTGTTCCGGACCCCGTACGTGACCGCGACAAGCCGTTCCTGATGCCGATCGAGGACGTCTTCACCATCACCGGTCGTGGCACCGTTGTTACGGGCCGCGCCGAGCGTGGCACCCTCGCCATCAACTCCGAGGTCGAGATCGTCGGCATCCGCCCGGTCCAGAAGACCACGGTTACCGGTATCGAGATGTTCCACAAGCAGCTCGACGAAGCATGGGCCGGCGAGAACTGTGGCCTGCTGCTCCGCGGTCTGAAGCGCGACGATGTCGAGCGTGGCCAGGTTGTCGTCAAGCCGGGTTCCATCACCCCGCACACCGACTTCGAGGCTAACGTCTACATCCTCTCCAAGGACGAAGGCGGACGTCACAACCCGTTCTACTCCAACTACCGCCCGCAGTTCTACTTCCGTACCACGGACGTAACCGGCGTTATCACCCTGCCCGAGGGCACGGAAATGGTTATGCCTGGCGACAACACTGAGATGACCGTTGCGCTCATCCAGCCCATCGCTATGGAAGAGGGCCTCGGCTTCGCAATCCGCGAAGGCGGCCGCACCGTTGGTTCAGGACGTGTTACCAAGATCATCAAGTAA
- the rpsC gene encoding 30S ribosomal protein S3: protein MGQKVNPHGFRLGITTDHVSHWFADSTKAGQRYKDFVREDIRIRQLMSTGMERAGIAKVEIERTRDRVRVDIHTARPGIVIGRRGAEADRIRGELEKLTGKQVQLNILEVKNPEMEAQLVAQGVAEQLTSRVAFRRAMKKAMQSAQRAGAKGIRIACSGRLGGAEMSRSEFYREGRVPLHTLRANIDYGFYEAKTTFGRIGVKVWIYKGDVTAKELAQQAASAPSRGRSGDRPGRPGGADRGDRRRRNDRPAADAAPAAEAPAAEAAPAAAVEGGQA, encoded by the coding sequence GTGGGACAGAAAGTAAACCCGCACGGGTTCCGACTCGGCATCACCACCGATCACGTATCGCACTGGTTCGCTGACAGCACCAAGGCCGGCCAGCGGTACAAGGACTTCGTTCGCGAAGACATCCGCATCCGCCAGCTCATGTCCACGGGCATGGAGCGCGCCGGTATCGCCAAGGTTGAGATCGAGCGCACCCGTGACCGCGTCCGCGTGGACATCCACACGGCCCGTCCCGGCATCGTCATCGGCCGCCGTGGAGCAGAAGCAGACCGCATCCGCGGCGAGCTCGAAAAGCTCACCGGCAAGCAGGTCCAGCTGAACATCCTCGAGGTCAAGAACCCCGAGATGGAAGCCCAGCTTGTTGCCCAGGGCGTTGCTGAGCAGCTGACTTCCCGTGTGGCATTCCGCCGTGCGATGAAGAAGGCCATGCAGTCCGCGCAGCGTGCAGGTGCCAAGGGCATCCGTATCGCCTGCTCCGGTCGACTGGGTGGCGCTGAAATGTCCCGCTCGGAGTTCTACCGCGAAGGCCGTGTGCCCCTGCACACCCTCCGTGCGAACATCGACTACGGCTTCTACGAAGCCAAGACCACCTTCGGCCGCATCGGTGTGAAGGTCTGGATCTACAAGGGTGACGTCACCGCCAAGGAACTGGCCCAGCAGGCCGCTTCCGCCCCGTCCCGCGGACGCTCCGGCGACCGTCCGGGCCGCCCGGGTGGCGCTGACCGTGGTGACCGCCGCCGTCGCAACGACCGCCCGGCCGCTGACGCAGCTCCTGCTGCCGAGGCTCCGGCAGCTGAGGCTGCACCTGCTGCAGCTGTAGAAGGAGGACAGGCTTAA
- the rplB gene encoding 50S ribosomal protein L2: protein MGIRKYKPTTPGRRGSSVADFTEITRSTPEKSLVRPLPKKGGRNNTGKITTRHKGGGHKRQYRLIDFRRHDKDGVDARVAEIEYDPNRTARIALLHYVDGTKRYIIAPNKLSQGDFVEAGANADIKPGNNLPLRNIPVGTVVHAVELRPGGGAKMGRSAGASIQLVAKEGRFAQLRLPSGEIRNVDVRCRATVGEVGNAEQSNINWGKAGRMRWKGVRPTVRGVAMNPVDHPHGGGEGKTSGGRNPVNPNGQREGRTRRPNKESDKLIVRRRRTGKNKR, encoded by the coding sequence ATGGGAATCCGTAAATACAAGCCGACTACCCCGGGCCGTCGTGGCTCGAGCGTAGCGGACTTCACCGAAATCACGCGGTCGACGCCGGAAAAGTCGTTGGTACGTCCGCTGCCCAAAAAGGGCGGCCGTAACAACACCGGTAAGATCACCACCCGTCACAAGGGTGGCGGACACAAACGCCAGTACCGTCTGATCGACTTCCGTCGTCACGACAAGGACGGCGTGGACGCCCGCGTTGCTGAAATTGAGTACGATCCGAACCGTACGGCCCGCATTGCCCTCCTGCACTACGTTGATGGCACCAAGCGTTACATCATCGCCCCGAACAAGCTGTCCCAGGGTGACTTCGTAGAGGCCGGCGCCAACGCTGACATCAAGCCTGGCAACAACCTGCCCCTGCGCAACATCCCCGTGGGTACCGTTGTCCACGCAGTTGAACTGCGTCCGGGCGGCGGCGCCAAGATGGGCCGCTCCGCCGGCGCATCCATCCAGCTCGTTGCAAAGGAAGGCCGCTTCGCCCAGCTGCGTCTGCCTTCCGGCGAAATCCGCAACGTTGACGTGCGCTGCCGCGCAACCGTCGGCGAGGTCGGCAACGCCGAGCAGTCGAACATCAACTGGGGCAAGGCCGGCCGCATGCGCTGGAAGGGCGTCCGCCCGACCGTCCGTGGTGTCGCCATGAACCCGGTTGACCACCCGCACGGTGGTGGTGAGGGTAAGACGTCCGGTGGACGTAACCCCGTCAACCCCAACGGTCAGCGGGAAGGCCGCACCCGCCGCCCCAACAAAGAGAGCGACAAGCTTATTGTGCGTCGCCGTCGTACTGGCAAGAACAAGCGATAG
- the rpmC gene encoding 50S ribosomal protein L29, whose protein sequence is MAVGSKDLAPAQLDGFDNERLVEELRKAKEELFNLRFQSATGQLENHGRLRAVKKDIARIYTVLRERELGIRAEVAAPVVEAKEEKKSKKAATKKAEPAETVETEEDAK, encoded by the coding sequence ATGGCAGTAGGATCCAAGGATCTGGCTCCCGCACAGCTGGACGGTTTCGACAACGAGCGTCTCGTTGAAGAACTCCGCAAGGCCAAGGAAGAGCTGTTCAACCTGCGTTTCCAGTCCGCCACCGGACAGCTGGAGAACCACGGTCGTCTGCGCGCGGTAAAGAAGGACATCGCCCGCATCTACACCGTTCTCCGTGAGCGCGAGCTGGGCATTCGTGCCGAGGTTGCCGCACCGGTTGTGGAAGCCAAGGAAGAGAAGAAGTCCAAGAAGGCAGCAACCAAGAAGGCCGAGCCGGCTGAAACGGTTGAGACCGAGGAGGATGCCAAGTGA